CTAGCGCCTGGTTGACCAGTGGGGTTCGCTGATACGCAATgagactgaaaccctcccatccccggGTGACGCTGGAGCCAGCTGAGCATCGCCCTATGAGCGGCCAGCTGCAGGCAGCACTGCCATGGTCCAGATTTCCTCTCAGACTTTGGGGCCCATCTGTTCACTGCAACAGCGCCTTAACAAGATAAGCCTCTCGTCAGCCCCTTAATGCTTTCTTGAGTCTGGACCGGTTGCCGACTGAAAGTGAAAAcataaaccagcagaccctgcggctctccaggaccaggatttgGCTAGACGGAAATCTAGAAGGAAGATACTGCatgataaaaatttaattaaggccagttcaaaaaaaaaaagaataaataagacTTTGGCTTGAACAGCTAGAACACCTGGAGGGTAATATTAGCCGTCAGTGCATGCTCTTGTTCAGATACTGCACAAACATGTTGGCTATCTGTCCGATGTTCTCGGTCGGATGCATCTTGGTGTAGCTGATGAACTGACGCCGAAGTTTGCGCAGCTCTGACATGTTGATATTCCTCGTCAGTTCTACGTGATCTTCGGGTTAAGAAAAACAAACGAtggtgaagatgatgatgatgatggtgaagaaaacacatttaagggGGGAAATTCTGTGATGTTTGTTAATGTGCAAGAGACAACCTGATAAATCCCCACACGTGCGCAACACCCCCAAAAACCTCACAAGGTAACTATATTTCACATGCCTGCATAAGCATGATGACTCATCTGTCTGTCCGTTCTGCTGCTGGAATACGTGAGGTGGGGGTGCTCACCAGTGAGGCCACTGGTGCGTGGGGGTGAAAAAGTGCCAGTGACACCGATGACACATGCCCCAGTGGCCTGTCAGTTAACTGCTTGACACGTCATGCAAAGTAACTTCCTTTACTAAACTATACACTGATGATGTGTTACAGAAAAACAGGTAATCCAGAAACCCTCATCAGTCCTGTGATGGCTTTCCACAGACTGATTTTACAGGACAGTGTCTGAGGTCTGACTGTTCACAaaagcgctcacacacacgattaatgaataaaacacaaCTCTTAAGAATGTAATTATACGTATTACATATATAAATGactatatatttcatataagcCCAATAAACAATGTGTAGGAAGATTGTTAATGATCAGAGCACTGATAGACAAATGAACAGGCTGCTAAGCAAGCAGACAGATGCCCTTTCACTGCTGGATATGAAATGGTCATTTGGAGAAAGAACACTTAAAATGGCACTAATGATGCGTGTTAAGTGTCCATTAGAAACATCAAGAAGGTCTGTCTGACATTTCTCTTCACTTCGTACCGAGTCAAACAGATCTCGTCTTGTTTGCCCGCTTAAAATGTTGCATTGTTCTAATATAGAAAACCTACAGGTATCTATGGCAGCTGCCCATGAAAGTACTTCAAAGCTAAGACTGTAGGGTATAAAGAGGTAGTGGCTCACATCACACACTTTACAGGGGGAAGCAGGTTTGTCTAAGGTCTTCCAGGCCATTTACAAATACAACTGATACTATATCATAATAGGAGAACAATATTTATGCAGCTTATGGTTGTGCGGTGAGATTTAAGTAGTAACTGTGCAGGCAATAAGCCTGACAAAGGATATTTTTTCTGTGGCTCCAGGAACAACGATGAGATCCCCAGGGACAGACGTCTTCTGTGAGTTCAGAACGGCCTGCGAGGCATTCGTAAAAAATGATCAAAGATTCAAATGAGCATgaacataacaacataaaaacGAGTGTACTGTATCTTCCCATGTACACACCGTTGGTTAGGAGACAACTTGGGGCGAAAAGGCTCTGCTACCGGAGTTTATCTGAAATGAGCCTCAAGAGCTCGGGTACGGTTAGGTCCTGCAGTGCAGTGGTTTGCTTACTGCTTTAAAGAACAATAACAAGGTTTTTAAGCACTGCCTCATAGCACAGTATTTGTCACCAAAAATATGGGCCCTTAAATCCTTATATCCATAAACTCCCGTGAAGTGTGAGAACCTTAGagtaaatgcacaaacaaaaattaGAATTAACAAAGTTAGAACCAACAAAAATTCCACCTACCGTTAATACGTCCTGGGTAACTTTGTCCAGCTCGTATAAAAAGTTGGTGGATGACAGTGGCTGCTGCATTAGATGAGAGAGGCAGGTGAGTAGAGAACGCAGACAGGAAGCTTGTGTGTGGGTCATGAAACTTCTATACTGTCAGCCATCTTGTAATGAGTCTGCCCATGCATTATATAATCATTTTTCAGCAGTGTTACTTTTTCTGACAATTATTTCGTGATTAGATCTCCCTGCTGCAATAAAATGGGTTTCCTTACGCTCTGTGTTGATTGGTTCGGTGGAGGGGCTTTTCTGTGAAAGATGGCGCCTGCAATCGCTTCGAGGGGCAGCGCGTCGTCTTTCTGGATGGCAAACAGCGGGCTGTCCCATCGGTTCCGGGAGTCCGGGGCTTCGAACCTCATCACGAGACCGTCAAAACTGCAGGAACAGCAGAGGCGGAGCTACAGACACGGAATGGACACACTTTCATAGACCAGAAACAGCAACAGCACCACCTACTGTCTGTAAGCAAGCGTGCCGCTTACTGTAAATTCTGTAACCAGGAGCAAAATGGAGGAGGAGGTTAATAGGCAGACATACATTTAAATCCTCCACGTGTAATGGGAATTCCAATTGAATGGCGGTTTAACAACATCATTATTCACAAGACCAGCACTACACCTGACAGTGATCAACACTCACATCTCCTGTGTATACTGCTTATCTGGCTCTCTGCTTGCGTTCCATGACGAGCTATCCTCGGCCGAGGTCACACAGTAGACCTGCacaaacatatttacacacacatgacTCAAGCACAAATTTACAACTTGTGTCAGTAAGAATTTGCTTATGACACGGAAAGCAAAAGGAATCTTATCAGACCTTTAAGTGTGAACTGCCATACGTTCTGCAAAGCTCTAACACAAACTCAGAGTGACAAGCTATGTTAGCTGTCCTGCCTGTAGGCCTTAATTaggaggtgtgtgtatgggggaaGGGAGTACTGCTGTTGGGTTGTTGGGGAGAGGCTAGTATCCACCATATACcttgtctgtgctgtgttgtgttagGACACCCATTAAATTGAGGCAGTTCTGCATGCAGTATCTAGCAACAGTGCATAaagtgactgtttttttcccatggtGCGTAGGACTgcctgccgccgtgggctatgcgtggcaaattgtggtcactcactcactcactcatggacgacaTGAGAGGGACATTTGGTGGAACGCATGCCCAGGTGGTGCTGCGTTTAgtaggatgcatgcgcaggtgcatctcccaaaatcacttcaaacggcacaagatttttaagcacagctttatcgcctaacatgttagcgtttcgcctactttagttaacctagttagcacgTACCactgatacagatgtatggacacacggaggacaacaaataacattacagaggtgaggacatgccatagctagctaactatatagttagccaagttttactcatgacactttgtataggtgcgccgtgggtctagACGGTTTCGTGCCTGTTTGTTCTTACTTACCAGACAGTgcggagtctgtgtgtgcttgattAGGCAAAAGAGTTCATATCTGTAACCTgaaaaattatacaaatatgGGGAGTAGACAACTATTAGTTAAACCACCAACTTTTCAAGTACATAACATCAGATTCCATCGTTCCATCCCAAAATGCAAGCCCATAGACCACTGAAAAATCCAGTTTGGAATATGATTCAAATTCGATCAACTCAATTTATGTAGTTTAAATGTATAATCTATAACATacaaatttatcatttataacaCAGAATGTTATTAAAATGAAGATACATGCATAGCGTTTCATTTATGATAAAATCTGAATTTGTATTGATTGATTTTCCCCTTAAACAGACCTATTTTAGGACTATTCTGCAACAATAGAATACTCTGCAACAGTACACTGTCATTTCTTTCAAatacacttacattacattctctCCTTCTTTAGGGGCGTCCTGTCATGTGTTCTTGTATATTTATGACATGTCTAGGCCTATATTGTTGACTGTCTTTACAAATCACATTTCAGTATCCAAATATtctaaatcaaataataaaatgacatgtgatgttaaaacacagaaataatgaaacaatagACACTAAATGAGAGTATAACCTCATTTACCTTTAATGTAATTCAGTGAATCCAAGATCACAATATCATCTTTGCTGACCTTCCTATAGTGACAAACAGAACATCATTAGAATTATCCTTGAGTTATAACAAGTCTGTAAAACTATTTGGAATGTCTTCAGTCTTTTTAATCACCAGACTAATATGTTGTCCTTTACACCAAGAGGATATTCAAGAGCTAATGCGTTTCCATGACGAAAACATTGTGGCATTCAAATCACTGACAAGTCATGTCTCTATACAAGCccaaggcaaaataaaaattttacgGTACTATGTAATGTAGCTGGATGGCCAGGTTAGGTTTTTAATGCAAACTTTAACCTAACTGGTTTAATCAAAACTCCAGGCATCCCCGGAGTCATTATTTTCTCTAGATTTGgtgattttgaaaaatgttggtAATTGTCCATGACACAGAAGATAACCCACCGCTCCACTTCTGCACGCAAGGATCCTCTGAGATTCTTCTCTTTTTGAGAGTCTACGCAGAAACAAAATTGTTCAGTTCTTATGTGTTGTCAAATCCTTCTTAGTGTGTGTACGTAACGTAGCTTCCACTAATACGCATtgcccacacaaacaaaacatttcacacgTTTGTCCAGTTTACTGAGCGCAACATTTATGTAAGCCTATTTCTTACTCCTTTTGCCAGGGTAGCCCAAATACAGAGGAGATCGTAAGCTAGTTAGCAGTATAATTGACATTACCTAACAATAGATGGTACACATTTtaaagctagctagccacctaACAAACGCGCAAGTACGCTCTCGCAGGACATCAACACGACACCAGCAAGTCAGCGCCGATCTTACCTGCATATACGGAGTTATTGATAATACCCACTGTTTCGtctccaacaacaaaaactttaCGCTCggtgcttttcaaaaaatattcctTTAATTCCTCTGCTCTTCGGCTTTTGCCACTACAGGGAAAACCACACATCACGATTAAAGGCATTTTCACATGTGGAAGAGATCTACGCTACCATACTAAACATCCGCCATAATAAACCGGAAGTGGTAAGCGCCAATCCAGAGCAGAGGCCTGTCATTGGTCTGTAGTAGCCAATAGTAGTAGCTGTGGTCTGTAGGCGCGGCGTGCTCACAGCAAAGTCGCCCATATAAAGTGTAGAAGCACGAAAACGTTACTttttaatgctgaaatgtgcacgttattttttgcatttttattttgtcagccCATTATGTGTTATGTGATGTGCAAACGTGCCATTGTCTTTACAGTGTAGTCAGGTGATTCCCTTTCTCatcttatttgcatttttttttctgtaaatagcaaatttacacatttttgtgaCGTTTTCTGAGACTATTTGCTGCACAACATAACAAATAGAATTTCGAATGGTTTTTGATTGTATTGTTGTCCTTTCTTGGGCTCAATCCAGTGACAGGGCTCCTGAAAGCTTTCCCGTTTCCCCCTTGGGGCTTGATCTGCAAACTACATTAAAGTGCAGTTGGTACTAATTTAAGATAATGGCTTATAATGAACTGGTAAGGGCATGTGTCAGTGTACGTCACTTTAATTActgaaaactgcattttcaaatgaacattttgaACTTTATTTAAAGCTTGAATTTAAAACTCTGTCTATACAAACAAGTGTctttattgaaatataaaatttcACAAATACAATGTTGACAACGTAACATTTTGACTTGTCTCATTTAATAGACTAtgtaatattaacattaatacAGTAACTCACAATGAACATAAGAAGATATATCACTATTGAATCATAGTGAGCCAATTTCAATACTGTTCCTAAATCCTCAACATAAATCCTTCAGAGATTTATTGTATAAATTCCCAAGCCCATGCCAGAACTGATCTTCACACAGATTCCTTTGTCATTCAGGTCAGAGGAAATGGGACCGATGTAATCACTTTCTGCTGTTTCGAATGTAGCTCTCCAGTATCTTCAAGATAAAGTCTGTGTCCTGCAATATGAAGACAATTCCgtcaaaaacacattacaggcattaacaCCGTTATGAAAAAGTAAGAAACAGGAAACAATTGGCCTTCTGTATCTAATAAAAAGTATTGTGGAAAtactgttacatttaaaaagctgtaTAATTCAGGGCTAAATTCAACCTTCTAAAGGATAGACGTATGTTGTGGAGCTCACATCTGCATTTAGgcatatatatacagtggtATGCAAAGGTTTGGAAACCCCTGGTCAAATTGCATGTCTTGGTGAATCTTTAAGAGAAAAGAACATGCCatttatttcctgaatttaacagcttgaaaaaaaatgaaacagtacCATAAATGTGGCATGTACAAGAATTTAAGCATTTGGGCTTCAATTAAGCCAAGTACGGGAAATTCTAGAGCTTAATAAATGCTCTGGCCCTTCTAACCTCTAGGGGTTTTGTACTTACTTTCAACAGCCATGAGCTCCTCAAAGCAGCTGACTGAGGACTTGAAAATAAAGATGATTGACTCTTACAAATGATGGGAAGGCTATGAGATAGGGTGACcatatattgcatttaaaaaagaggaCGGGGCAGGCAGGCTTTATGAACATAATACtaggctatttgtttgtttagatACGGTCTATGGAACAAGCATAAACCTAACTGACATTTTTAGGAAATTAGAAATCCCATGGAACAGTCATCAGAACAAAACCTTTCCTGTGAtctcatcaaaaaaataaacatcaaagtATGCAACACAACGCAACACACAAGATAAGCCAATAACTTCTTGGAACAAAGTGCTGTGGACTGATGAAACaaattgaactctttggccacaaccACCAAGAGACATTTGGAGgaagcatgttaaaaaaaaacaccttgccAACCATTGGTTTTCGATGGATCTATAATGTTTTGGGGTTGTGTGGAAGCACAGTTGTGTAGGTAGaaagaaaaattgttttataaCTTAATATCTACAAATCCCTGACGCTAATATCTCAGAGTCAGTAAataaattgaaactgaaaacagGTTGAATGTTACAAGACAATGCTCCAGAATAACTCAAAACCAACCATGAACATAACTTATACGGGGAGAAACGTTTGGTAGCTATCACTTCTGCCAAAGGAGGAAGTACAGTGTCCAAACGTTTACACATTCCacatttactgttattttttcaatctgttaaattcagcaaataaaaagtaacagTGCATTGAAacttacagaaataaatcagtttAAGTTTGTTCCTGCAGGGGTAGTTAACTTTCTTCCCTtacaaaatcaagaaaacacGAAATTTGACTAGTGTAGGGCTGCCCAAGGTTTTTTATACCACTGCATTTATACATTACATAAAAAGCACAATCTTATGAAAAAGCATCCATTGCAGTCGTTAGTATTCGAACTTATTCACTCGGGATAAAAATAATGCGAAATGAAGACTTCAAGCTTACGTACCATGACACACTGTTCTATACGATGTGGTTTAGAGACTACAACACAATCAGAACAGAGAACTCCAGCACCTCAATTCAATTTTTCGACGTTTTAAAGCAATTTGTTGCAGCTTATAATTTTGTTGCTTCACCTGGTCGTTGGTATCTTGTTTCCCCTGGGTGTCCTGAAGGCGAGCCTGGAGGGCTATTTTCAGAACCTCTTGCGATATCAGCTCCCTCAGGTCCGAGTTAAGAGCCACTTGGACTGGATTCATTGCCGGCTCACCAGGAGACCCCAGCAATGAGCTATCCACAACACTCTTCTTTCCCATGAAATGTCCTCATAAgtttaaagacagaaaaaataGAATGTAATTAAAGTTGATCTCAGAACTTGCAGGCAACATTCGGAATAGATACACATCATGAGTGTTATGTAGGCTATAGTGCTATTACTCACAATTTTACGGATATAGCTGAATTATTCGTTGGAAGGATGGCATATATCGCAaatttgctaaaataaaatacaatataatagaataccaaaataaaataaaataaaactatacacaaatgtctgagaaaaaaacacGTATGGAGCTGCGGTTGCCTCTATCTTACCGGTTGCCCATAGATTCCCTCGCGGATTCACTTTGATTTTTGCAAATTTGTTTCTTAGTTCAGTTAGATCGAGGCTTACTGAAGTGGTCGTGGAAATGTAAGAGAATATGATAAAGTAGGTGAGGAGCCCAAGCTGGTGAACCTTGTTCAATGTTACTCCGGCCATTTCTTACTGAAAAACACAATGGTATTGTGCAAAAATCCCCTGGACCTCACCTGGAGAAAGCTTTCGACATGTAACTAAATTCAGAATATATATAGACACGCCTATCCTTCCCTGACGGTTTCGTCCTGCGGTATCTCCGCTCCAACATTTATGTGATTCCTATTGGGTGGGCTTTTTTTAGGATTCTCATTAATGAAGTCATGTCTTACGTGCGTCCACTTATGAACCACAGGTTTTCTTTGTTCTGTTCTCTTCAGCCATTTAAATGCACAGGCAAGCGCACAAGATCAATGCGGCGTGAGCGTCATAACTGAAAGTGAATCAAAAGTTTCTTTCTGAAtgaaatgacacatttattaatttgcatttcaagtattcattcatttgcacTATTAAGGATAAACAACGCAATTATGTTGCcatataatgaaaaatatagtCTATCCTAGCCtacttaattttaataaatgcaatcacaccaaaataaataaaaaatacattttgcttaCAACATTCTGGCTATATATCCCTCTGTGGTCAAAAGGATAACAATTGTATTCCTTAATACAAATGAATATAATCTATATATCACGTAGACCTAAGTTTCTTACCGCGTTAGTCTCTAGCTTATGCGTagtaaaatgctgaaaatatcaGAATAGCCTTCCATTAACGCATCTCCTTATAtggaaaatttattttgttcGGGAAAGAAACAGGCAGGTACAGGcaatagcctacatttcaaataaaaatagcgAAAAGgaaaatagcaataataaataataaataggcTAAATACATATCACGCAGTCATAAACATAAGCTTTAAACCAAGGGAACAAGGTAATGCATTAAATGATGAGCTCAATCAAACAGCTAAAGGGGAATGTGAGTTGAAAGAATGCAGCctaatacattattaaatatatgttttacaGAACGAAGCACCTTTCCACGATCACTCAGCAGCTCGCCCAGTGATGAGGTGATGATGAAGACCAACGAGTCGCGCATCAATTGCTAACGCATCATTAAGAGAAAAATATGCTAATAGTTTTCGGTAGGTTTCGGAGTTCTGTGCCGCTGATGTGCCTATGATGGAGAACAGCTTGTTGCTATCAATTCAAAGAGTATTGGCCAAGTCAGATTGTTCAGTTCACTAGGCCACATCAGGTCTCGGGGGGTTATTTATGGTCAGTCACGTATTAATGAGATCCATCAGAGTAACTTAAGCAAAGCAATAGTGAACTATCCTGTTAACTAGCCTACTATAGGCTACATTAAAAATTAGGCCATGTCATTCCATGTccgcaaaaaaagaaaaaaatattaaaagaaaaggTTTCATTCCATCTTACAttatagcattaaaaaaatgcttagacctctacattttcattgaataaTGTTGTTTCTTTGGTTATGGACCAGGTACTCTGGATCGCCCCCACTGCATTGATATTGCGGGTGAACATAGCCTATCTTACCTCTACCTAGATTATTGCTTTCCTCAACATAACATTGTTCGGATCCAATTCGCCGTTTCGTTTTCTCAATACCATTTGATTTTCAAGCGACCAGGACCATCCGGGACATTGGCGTTATTGAAAATCTCTTTTTGCATTCCAGTAGTAACCTACaagaaagttattttattttttttatttttcgttgAACCTCAAATTGACTTTCTATTAGGCCTACTGAAACAACTCCAAATCACGAGTCGCGACAGTTTGCTGCTGTGGCACATTGTTTAGGCGTTGCTGTCAGGATGCTCAGAGAACCTTTCTTGCTCAACGTTGTAACGTACGTCTATTTGGTTTCACTGGGCATCGCCACAAGAGCTCGCTTCGCTCTCATTGGAACGTAGCCTATTACAGCGAGAGAGCCATGCACCTGACCAGCAGCTAACGGGCAGTCAAAGCTGTCATCCGTTGGCGGTCCGTCTCTGAGAGTAAATGGTCTTGATCTTTAAAAAGAATTAGGGACAACCTCTACCACCTCTTGTTTGTCGTTTATCATCTTCGTCAGGTCAggctgctaaatgctaaattaatCAGCCGCACCGCATCTTTTCATAACAGGACCGTGATCTTTGCTATTCAGACAAATCAGTTGTTATTTTCCGCAGTTTCAATGTGCTAATTGGCACTTGTGTTTAATGCCAAGTAAGCGTGTAAAGCAACGTAAATAAAACCAGGTCCCCATCCAATACGCTTGTATAGCAACATTATTTCACTATCATACCgtcattaaaatatgcattcaatCACAAACTGAAATAAGAGACTAATTAAATATTGTTATCGACTTACAGTTTTTTCCAGAAATGCCACATTTTCAACTCTAATTCACACCAGATTTGGAAGCTGCATATGGTAagttattacaaaaaaaaaaaaatccagcaatATGCTAAAGTCTTGCATGTGAATgtaaacaaatcaacaaaaatggcaagtatATAGGCTATAAAAACTCTGGAGGcagatattacattttatctgtggAATCTGAACTAGATTATTTTTTGCCTACATCCCAACTAAATGATTGTGATTCAAGACGATGAATCTTTTTCTGTCTCATAACAACCTCATATTCCCTAGGATTCTAATAAGCCACTGCTCTGTTAGCTGAAGGTCCTCTGCACCTTTAATGTTCTGCATATGCTGTGTCTTCATATCTTACAGTGAAGAATTCAGAAATATGTCTCAAACCATTGGTTTttaatacacaataaaaaaacaaaacaattaaatgcgTTGAAACATAACCTGATATGTCATGGCAGTTTACCAGTGCACAAATAAGTTTTTCAGAACAAGCAAGccatgaaaaaaatgctaatgcaaAAAAAGCAGTACCAAAGTCATAAAATGAGACCTTACAGAACCCATCTTTATTGTGAAAAAAGTGATATCCCAATCTTAGAAATAAATGACTAATTCTAAAGCTTGGGTCTTGCAACGTATGCAAAAACCCCAGTCAGAGAGACGAAACCAATCATTTCCTTCCAAATCCCAGGTGCAGCTTCAGTTCTAACAGCAGCTGAACGGCTGTATCCAACCAAAGCCTTTCCTGAATGAGAGGCGGTTTGGAATGAACTCTGCTGGGGATTCGCTGACACGCAGCCGCCTTCACTCCCGATGAACCAATACAAAGAGGCCAAGCAGGAACAGCACGGCGTACTGGGGGGGTGCAGGCAAGAG
Above is a genomic segment from Anguilla rostrata isolate EN2019 chromosome 16, ASM1855537v3, whole genome shotgun sequence containing:
- the kti12 gene encoding protein KTI12 homolog isoform X2, with protein sequence MPLIVMCGFPCSGKSRRAEELKEYFLKSTERKVFVVGDETVGIINNSVYADSQKEKNLRGSLRAEVERKVSKDDIVILDSLNYIKGYRYELFCLIKHTQTPHCLVYCVTSAEDSSSWNASREPDKQYTQEIFDGLVMRFEAPDSRNRWDSPLFAIQKDDALPLEAIAGAIFHRKAPPPNQSTQSQPLSSTNFLYELDKVTQDVLTQ
- the kti12 gene encoding protein KTI12 homolog isoform X1, with the translated sequence MPLIVMCGFPCSGKSRRAEELKEYFLKSTERKVFVVGDETVGIINNSVYADSQKEKNLRGSLRAEVERKVSKDDIVILDSLNYIKGYRYELFCLIKHTQTPHCLVYCVTSAEDSSSWNASREPDKQYTQEIFDGLVMRFEAPDSRNRWDSPLFAIQKDDALPLEAIAGAIFHRKAPPPNQSTQSQPLSSTNFLYELDKVTQDVLTAVLNSQKTSVPGDLIVVPGATEKVELTRNINMSELRKLRRQFISYTKMHPTENIGQIANMFVQYLNKSMH